Proteins from a single region of Streptomyces vinaceus:
- a CDS encoding DMT family transporter, whose translation MVTTNAGPVTALPERARPRLSATAKGTLALVVTVLIWAAFALSARALSASSLLPADAALLRFGVPLLVLAPALWRRRRRIAAVRPATALKIACGAGVPFFLAAMYGGSLTSAAFVGSIVPGMVPLFVSALMVAAGKGLPRGTQAVGLALIAVGVVALVWRYVVPLDTQVLAGAGILLVASGLWALYTFGLKEVDLDPVGSIGLLCLPSFAVMGLLVLTGVLPTGLASAEGSDIALFLVVQGLGVGLCAGLLYAYAIRSLGAERSSTVGSLSPVAVVLLAIPLLGESPTAAVLVGVPLITAGVALANRRPRTRTAALPLPRTQPEVPDHA comes from the coding sequence TTGGTCACCACGAACGCCGGACCCGTCACGGCACTGCCCGAGCGGGCCCGCCCGAGGCTCTCGGCCACGGCGAAGGGCACCCTGGCACTGGTCGTGACCGTGCTCATCTGGGCCGCCTTCGCGCTCAGCGCGCGGGCCCTGAGCGCGTCCTCCCTGCTGCCCGCCGACGCGGCCCTGCTGCGCTTCGGCGTCCCGCTCCTCGTCCTGGCACCCGCCCTGTGGCGCCGACGCAGACGCATCGCCGCCGTCCGTCCGGCCACCGCGCTCAAGATCGCCTGCGGGGCCGGAGTGCCGTTCTTCCTCGCCGCGATGTACGGCGGCTCCCTGACCTCGGCGGCCTTCGTCGGCTCGATCGTCCCGGGGATGGTCCCGCTCTTCGTCTCCGCGCTGATGGTCGCCGCGGGCAAGGGGCTGCCGCGGGGCACGCAGGCGGTCGGGCTGGCACTGATCGCGGTCGGCGTGGTCGCCCTGGTCTGGCGCTACGTCGTCCCGCTGGACACGCAGGTGCTGGCCGGCGCCGGGATCCTGCTCGTCGCGAGCGGGCTGTGGGCCCTGTACACGTTCGGGCTGAAGGAGGTGGACCTCGATCCGGTCGGATCGATCGGCCTGCTGTGCCTGCCCTCGTTCGCGGTGATGGGGCTCCTCGTCCTGACGGGGGTGCTGCCCACCGGCCTGGCCTCGGCCGAGGGAAGCGACATCGCCCTGTTCCTGGTGGTGCAGGGGCTGGGGGTCGGCCTGTGCGCCGGCCTGCTGTACGCCTACGCCATCCGCAGCCTCGGCGCCGAGCGCAGCTCCACCGTGGGCAGCTTGAGCCCGGTCGCGGTGGTCCTGCTGGCCATCCCCCTGCTGGGCGAGTCTCCGACCGCGGCGGTGCTCGTCGGAGTCCCCCTGATCACCGCGGGGGTGGCCCTGGCCAACCGGCGCCCCCGCACCCGTACCGCCGCCCTGCCCCTCCCCCGTACCCAGCCCGAGGTTCCCGACCATGCTTGA
- a CDS encoding M28 family peptidase translates to MASVAALALTAGLAGTLATAAAAAPQAQPPAPSPQARSAERAVAAADAAVRSGLDTLVNSPQQQYDRRLVTPWVQDLYSVAYERSYRGLPVVGGDAVVLADGEGRVRAVQSASATAIDVATTPSVSAKAAETVSRAELAKVDKVLDSRLVVKIKDDKPVLAWETVLSGSTKTAPSKLHVFVDARTGKVVDRHDEVVAGSGTSKWNGPNPLSIDTTASGGSYTLRDPNRPGLSCADYSTGSVFTKSSDSWGTGNATSKETGCTDLMFAAQKQWDMLGQWLGRNGVSGNGRSFPGKVGLSDLNAYWDGSSVTIGHNSANEWIAGIDVVGHEYGHAIDSNTPGGTSGQEAGLGEGTGDIFGALTEAYANEPAPYDTPDYTVGEMINLQGRGPIRNMYNPPAVNNDPACYSSAIPGTEVHAAAGPLNHWFYLLAEGSSPGGGKPNSPTCNQSTVTGVGVQTAGKIFYGGMLLKTSSMSYKKYRTATLSSAKSLDPATCNLFNRTKAAWDAISVPAQSGDPTCTPSGQNDDFSMALNPSSGTVQQGASVTTTVTTSTTTGQAQQVTLTATGLPSGVSASFNPATVQSGQSSTLTLSATANAAPGTSTITVKGQGPGLAHTVDYALSVGSTQPGNDPPNVNVANVQAHLAQLNTIASQNGGNRRAGSAGYTQSVAYIKGKLQAAGYTVTEQNCTSCTYPSNNLIADWPGGPADQTVMFGAHLDSVSAGPGINDNGSGSATLLENALVLAQKNPTLTKHVRFAWWTDEEQGLNGSEFYVGRLSSAEKAAIKGYYNFDMVGSPNGGYFINNVNSTTAAPLKAYWASLNLAPEENTEGQGRSDDYSFQQGGIPTSGYAAGASARKTSAQAAKWGGTANAAYDSCYHSSCDTTNNINATVLDRSADGVAYAIWKQAVGGDTPAQDFSIGTSPSAGSAAPGTSVTSTVNTTTVSGNPQTLALSVSGAPSGVTASLSPASVQSGGSSTLTVQVGAATTAGTYTLTITGTGTVAHSTTYTLTVGGGGTCTPQQVVVNGGFESGSSPWTATAGVVTNQSGQVSHGGAYMAWLNGYGASHTDSASQSLALPAGCATARLAFYLHIDTDENESVVYDRFTVSVGGQTLETLSNLDAAPGYVLKSYDVSRFAGQTVTLTFQGVEDQSLQTSFVVDDVTLQAS, encoded by the coding sequence ATGGCCTCCGTGGCGGCCCTGGCGCTGACGGCTGGCCTCGCCGGCACGCTGGCCACCGCCGCGGCCGCCGCGCCACAGGCCCAGCCCCCCGCGCCCTCCCCGCAGGCCAGGTCCGCCGAGCGCGCGGTCGCCGCCGCCGACGCCGCGGTCCGCAGCGGCCTCGACACCCTGGTCAACTCGCCCCAGCAGCAGTACGACCGGCGCCTGGTCACCCCCTGGGTGCAGGACCTGTACTCCGTCGCCTACGAGCGCAGCTACCGCGGTCTGCCGGTCGTCGGCGGCGACGCGGTCGTCCTCGCCGACGGCGAGGGGCGGGTACGCGCCGTCCAGTCGGCCTCCGCCACCGCGATCGACGTGGCGACCACCCCCTCCGTCAGCGCCAAGGCCGCGGAGACGGTCTCGCGTGCGGAGCTGGCCAAGGTCGACAAGGTGCTCGACAGCCGGCTCGTCGTCAAGATCAAGGACGACAAGCCGGTCCTCGCCTGGGAGACCGTCCTCTCCGGCAGCACGAAGACGGCTCCCAGCAAGTTGCACGTCTTCGTGGACGCCCGCACCGGCAAGGTCGTCGACCGGCACGACGAGGTCGTCGCGGGCAGCGGCACCAGCAAGTGGAACGGCCCCAACCCGCTCAGCATCGACACCACCGCCTCGGGCGGCTCGTACACGCTGCGCGACCCGAACCGGCCCGGCCTGAGCTGCGCCGACTACAGCACCGGCAGCGTGTTCACCAAGTCCTCGGACTCCTGGGGCACGGGCAACGCGACCTCCAAGGAAACCGGCTGTACGGACCTGATGTTCGCCGCCCAGAAGCAGTGGGACATGCTGGGCCAGTGGCTGGGCCGCAACGGCGTCAGCGGCAACGGCCGCAGCTTCCCCGGCAAGGTGGGCCTGAGCGACCTCAACGCGTACTGGGACGGAAGCTCGGTCACCATCGGGCACAACAGCGCCAACGAGTGGATCGCCGGGATCGACGTGGTGGGCCACGAGTACGGCCACGCCATCGACTCCAACACCCCCGGCGGCACCAGCGGGCAGGAGGCCGGGCTCGGCGAGGGCACCGGCGACATCTTCGGCGCGCTGACCGAGGCGTACGCCAACGAGCCGGCCCCGTACGACACCCCCGACTACACCGTCGGCGAAATGATCAACCTGCAGGGCCGCGGGCCGATCCGGAACATGTACAACCCGCCGGCCGTCAACAACGACCCGGCCTGCTACAGCTCCGCGATACCCGGCACCGAGGTGCACGCGGCCGCGGGTCCCCTGAACCACTGGTTCTACCTGCTGGCCGAGGGCAGCAGCCCGGGCGGCGGCAAGCCGAACAGCCCCACCTGCAACCAGTCCACCGTCACCGGCGTGGGCGTGCAGACCGCCGGCAAGATCTTCTACGGCGGCATGCTGCTCAAGACCAGCAGCATGTCCTACAAGAAGTACCGGACGGCGACCCTCAGCTCCGCCAAGTCGCTCGACCCGGCCACCTGCAACCTGTTCAACCGGACGAAGGCCGCCTGGGACGCCATCAGCGTGCCCGCCCAGTCCGGCGACCCGACCTGCACCCCGAGCGGGCAGAACGACGACTTCTCGATGGCGCTGAACCCGTCGTCGGGCACCGTCCAGCAGGGCGCCTCGGTCACCACCACCGTGACCACCAGCACCACCACCGGCCAGGCGCAGCAGGTGACCCTCACGGCCACCGGCCTGCCGTCCGGGGTGAGCGCCTCCTTCAACCCGGCCACCGTGCAGTCCGGCCAGTCCTCGACGCTGACCCTGTCCGCCACGGCCAACGCGGCACCCGGAACCTCCACGATCACGGTCAAGGGCCAGGGCCCGGGCCTCGCGCACACCGTCGACTACGCGCTGAGCGTCGGCAGCACGCAGCCGGGGAACGACCCGCCGAACGTCAACGTGGCGAACGTGCAGGCCCACCTGGCCCAGCTGAACACGATCGCCTCGCAGAACGGCGGCAACCGCCGGGCGGGCAGCGCCGGTTACACCCAGTCCGTCGCGTACATCAAGGGCAAGCTGCAGGCGGCCGGCTACACCGTCACCGAGCAGAACTGCACCTCCTGCACCTACCCGTCCAACAACCTGATCGCGGACTGGCCCGGCGGCCCCGCCGACCAGACCGTCATGTTCGGCGCCCACCTCGACAGCGTCTCGGCGGGTCCGGGGATCAACGACAACGGCTCGGGCTCGGCGACCCTGCTGGAGAACGCGCTCGTCCTCGCGCAGAAGAACCCCACCCTGACCAAGCACGTGCGCTTCGCCTGGTGGACCGACGAGGAGCAGGGCCTGAACGGCTCGGAGTTCTACGTGGGCCGGCTCAGCAGCGCCGAGAAGGCGGCCATCAAGGGCTACTACAACTTCGACATGGTCGGCTCGCCCAACGGCGGCTACTTCATCAACAACGTCAACTCCACCACGGCCGCACCGCTGAAGGCGTACTGGGCCTCGCTGAACCTCGCCCCCGAGGAGAACACCGAGGGCCAGGGCCGCAGTGACGACTACTCCTTCCAGCAGGGCGGCATCCCCACCTCCGGCTACGCCGCCGGTGCCAGCGCCCGCAAGACCTCGGCGCAGGCGGCCAAGTGGGGCGGCACCGCGAACGCGGCGTACGACTCCTGCTACCACAGCTCCTGCGATACGACGAACAACATCAACGCGACGGTGCTGGACCGCAGCGCCGACGGGGTCGCCTACGCGATCTGGAAGCAGGCGGTCGGCGGGGACACCCCGGCGCAGGACTTCTCGATCGGCACCTCCCCGTCCGCCGGCTCCGCCGCTCCGGGCACCAGCGTCACCTCCACGGTGAACACCACCACCGTGAGCGGCAACCCGCAGACGCTCGCCCTGTCGGTCTCCGGCGCCCCGTCCGGGGTGACCGCCTCGCTCAGCCCGGCCTCCGTGCAGTCCGGCGGCTCCTCGACGCTCACCGTACAGGTCGGCGCGGCCACCACGGCGGGCACCTACACCCTGACCATCACCGGCACCGGCACGGTCGCCCACAGCACCACCTACACCCTGACCGTGGGCGGCGGGGGCACGTGCACCCCGCAGCAGGTCGTGGTCAACGGCGGCTTCGAGAGCGGCAGCAGCCCGTGGACCGCCACCGCCGGGGTCGTCACCAACCAGTCCGGCCAGGTCTCGCACGGCGGCGCGTACATGGCGTGGCTGAACGGGTACGGCGCCTCCCACACCGACAGCGCCTCGCAGTCGCTGGCGCTGCCGGCCGGCTGCGCCACGGCCCGGCTCGCGTTCTACCTCCACATCGACACCGACGAGAACGAGAGCGTGGTCTACGACCGGTTCACCGTCTCGGTGGGCGGCCAGACCCTGGAGACCCTGTCCAACCTGGACGCGGCCCCGGGCTACGTGCTCAAGAGCTATGACGTGTCCCGGTTCGCCGGCCAGACCGTCACCCTGACGTTCCAGGGCGTGGAGGACCAGTCCCTCCAGACCTCCTTCGTCGTGGACGACGTCACCCTCCAGGCGAGCTGA
- a CDS encoding TetR/AcrR family transcriptional regulator, with the protein MARMPVAQRRRQLTEAAIRAMARDGVPRTTTRSIAAEAGVSLSVFHYCFDSKQALLESVIETITEHYLTVVKAAIRPRTTLRETVRAGFQAYWDHVRTHPAEHMLTYELTQYALREPGFEHLARRQHELYCATYAELVEQVCLGMGTGLRVPVPVLARYLAAMTDGLTLNFLVLGDAAAAAAILDMVSDHVAGLVHDERPLPSPEPLLP; encoded by the coding sequence ATGGCACGGATGCCGGTGGCGCAGCGGCGCAGGCAGCTCACCGAGGCCGCGATCCGCGCGATGGCCCGCGACGGCGTCCCCAGGACGACGACCCGGTCGATCGCCGCCGAGGCGGGCGTGTCGCTGAGCGTCTTCCACTACTGCTTCGACTCCAAGCAGGCGCTGCTCGAATCGGTCATCGAGACGATCACCGAGCACTACCTGACGGTGGTCAAGGCGGCGATCCGGCCGCGCACCACCCTCCGGGAGACCGTCCGGGCCGGCTTCCAGGCCTACTGGGACCACGTCCGGACCCACCCGGCCGAGCACATGCTCACGTACGAGCTCACCCAGTACGCCCTGCGCGAGCCCGGGTTCGAGCACCTGGCGCGGCGCCAGCACGAGCTGTACTGCGCGACGTACGCGGAGCTCGTCGAGCAGGTCTGCCTCGGCATGGGGACCGGACTGCGCGTCCCCGTCCCCGTCCTGGCCCGCTATCTGGCGGCGATGACGGACGGGCTGACCCTGAACTTCCTGGTGCTCGGCGACGCGGCCGCCGCGGCGGCGATCCTCGACATGGTCTCCGACCACGTGGCCGGCCTGGTCCACGACGAGCGGCCGCTGCCGTCCCCGGAGCCCCTGCTCCCCTGA
- a CDS encoding VWA domain-containing protein, whose protein sequence is MITRKWVAAGACGLLATLAVGLFPANAAAGEPVAKESPKVELVLDVSGSMRATDIDGKSRMAAAKQAFNEVLDATPDEVRLGIRTLGATYPGDDRQLGCKDTKQLYPVGKLDRTEAKTAVATLAPTGWTPIGPALLGAAEDLKGGDATRRIVLITDGEDTCAPLDPCEVARDIAAQGIHLVIDTLGLVPDAKTRNELVCIAEATGGTYTSVQHTAELSGRVKQLVDRAATPVVTPVATEGAKQCAGAPQLGAGLYTDRETFGEHRWYRVDVKPGQELRASVSVAADRAVNNDYGVMLRATTVHGREIVRGSEAGDGRTDMISTGLRYPKAEVEDSEGDGDGKGAVETVCLQVSNSFSAPASVKTTPGLPVELTIDVVDGPDDASDAAAFGLGRGWWLIGVLVLAGLVAGLLWGWISRWRISVWRTN, encoded by the coding sequence ATGATCACAAGAAAATGGGTGGCGGCCGGGGCCTGCGGCCTGTTGGCCACTCTGGCGGTCGGGCTCTTCCCGGCGAATGCAGCCGCCGGCGAACCGGTGGCGAAGGAGTCCCCCAAGGTCGAGCTGGTCCTCGACGTCAGCGGCTCGATGCGGGCGACCGACATCGACGGCAAATCCCGGATGGCCGCGGCGAAGCAGGCGTTCAACGAGGTACTGGACGCCACGCCGGACGAGGTGCGGCTCGGGATACGGACCCTCGGGGCCACCTATCCCGGTGACGACCGCCAGCTCGGCTGCAAGGACACCAAGCAGCTCTACCCGGTCGGCAAGCTCGACCGGACCGAGGCCAAGACGGCGGTGGCCACCCTGGCCCCCACCGGCTGGACCCCGATCGGGCCGGCCCTGCTGGGCGCGGCCGAGGACCTCAAGGGCGGCGACGCCACCCGGCGGATCGTGCTCATCACCGACGGCGAGGACACCTGCGCCCCGCTCGACCCCTGCGAGGTGGCCCGTGACATCGCGGCGCAGGGCATCCACCTCGTCATCGACACGCTCGGGCTCGTCCCCGACGCCAAGACGCGCAACGAGCTCGTCTGCATCGCCGAGGCCACCGGCGGCACCTACACCTCGGTACAGCACACCGCCGAACTCTCCGGCCGCGTGAAGCAGTTGGTGGACCGGGCGGCCACGCCCGTCGTCACGCCGGTCGCCACCGAGGGAGCCAAGCAGTGCGCCGGCGCCCCGCAGCTCGGCGCGGGCCTCTACACCGACCGCGAGACCTTCGGCGAGCACCGCTGGTACCGGGTCGACGTCAAGCCCGGCCAGGAGCTGCGCGCTTCGGTGAGCGTCGCCGCCGACCGCGCCGTCAACAACGACTACGGGGTCATGCTGCGGGCGACGACCGTGCACGGCCGTGAGATCGTCCGGGGCTCGGAGGCGGGCGACGGGCGCACCGACATGATCTCGACCGGTCTTCGGTACCCGAAGGCCGAGGTCGAGGACTCCGAGGGGGACGGCGACGGGAAGGGGGCGGTGGAGACCGTCTGCCTCCAGGTCAGCAACTCCTTCTCGGCCCCCGCCTCGGTGAAGACCACGCCGGGACTGCCCGTCGAGCTCACCATCGACGTGGTGGACGGGCCCGACGACGCCTCCGACGCGGCGGCGTTCGGGCTCGGCCGCGGCTGGTGGCTGATCGGCGTGCTGGTCCTCGCCGGCCTCGTCGCCGGTCTGCTCTGGGGCTGGATCTCCCGCTGGCGTATCTCGGTCTGGAGGACCAACTGA
- a CDS encoding aromatic amino acid transaminase, whose protein sequence is MLELLLPPPVDPLWDLTEAYGADARPERLNLVLGVYRDQTGGTPVMAAVREAEIRLAERSASKEYRGLSGNTAFNRAMLSMVLGPGGAAERAVAVQTVAGSGALRLLADLICRTRPGTTVWISNPAYVNHRPILEAAGLTVRTYGWLDAEGLFDTAGMLRDLGEARRDDVVLLQGCCHNPTGVDPSAQAWEAVAELAAEHGWVPFVDLAYHGLGDGLEADLAATRLLAERVPEMLVAISCSKNFGLYSDRTGCAVVLGASRQSLRHVETALQNAARTLYSMPPEHGAAVVTAILEDDGLRALWRAELDGMRARIEDNRRGLTAELTALGWGARADVLARQKGMFSMLPLTARQMLRLRSRFAIYGTTAGRINIAGIPAHRIPCLAQGVAAVLGEGDG, encoded by the coding sequence ATGCTTGAGCTCCTCCTCCCGCCGCCCGTCGACCCGCTGTGGGACCTCACCGAGGCGTACGGCGCCGACGCCCGGCCCGAGCGCCTGAACCTCGTCCTCGGCGTCTACCGCGACCAGACAGGCGGCACCCCCGTCATGGCGGCCGTGCGCGAGGCCGAGATACGGCTGGCGGAGCGCTCCGCCTCCAAGGAGTACCGGGGGCTCTCCGGCAACACCGCCTTCAACCGGGCGATGCTGTCCATGGTCCTGGGCCCCGGCGGAGCGGCCGAGCGGGCCGTGGCCGTCCAGACCGTCGCGGGCAGCGGCGCGCTGCGCCTGCTGGCCGATCTGATCTGCCGGACCCGGCCGGGCACGACGGTGTGGATCAGCAACCCCGCGTACGTCAACCACCGGCCCATCCTGGAGGCCGCCGGGCTGACGGTGCGGACGTACGGCTGGCTCGACGCCGAGGGCCTCTTCGACACGGCGGGCATGCTCCGCGACCTCGGGGAGGCGCGGCGCGACGACGTGGTCCTGCTCCAGGGCTGCTGCCACAACCCGACCGGGGTCGACCCCAGCGCGCAGGCCTGGGAGGCGGTGGCCGAGCTCGCGGCGGAGCACGGCTGGGTGCCGTTCGTGGACCTCGCCTACCACGGGCTCGGCGACGGGCTGGAGGCCGACCTGGCCGCCACCCGGCTGCTCGCGGAGCGGGTGCCGGAGATGCTCGTCGCCATCAGCTGTTCCAAGAACTTCGGGCTGTACAGCGACCGGACCGGCTGCGCCGTCGTGCTCGGCGCCTCGCGGCAGTCACTGCGGCACGTGGAGACGGCGCTGCAGAACGCGGCCCGCACCCTCTACTCCATGCCGCCGGAGCACGGGGCCGCGGTGGTGACCGCGATCCTGGAGGACGACGGGCTGCGGGCCCTGTGGCGCGCCGAGCTGGACGGGATGCGGGCCCGGATCGAGGACAACCGGCGCGGCCTGACGGCGGAGCTGACCGCGCTGGGGTGGGGCGCCCGGGCCGACGTGCTGGCGCGGCAGAAGGGGATGTTCTCGATGCTGCCGCTGACCGCGCGCCAGATGCTGCGGCTGCGCAGCCGGTTCGCCATCTACGGGACGACCGCCGGGCGGATCAACATCGCGGGGATTCCCGCGCACCGGATCCCCTGCCTCGCCCAGGGCGTCGCGGCGGTGCTCGGCGAGGGGGACGGGTAG
- a CDS encoding discoidin domain-containing protein → MTMNRVPHRRRRPLALLALLLAMVAMALGPAPGAAAEGDAGWWNPTARPAPDSQINVTGEPFKGTDAKGQVRGFVDAHDHIMSNEGFGGRLICGKAFSDQGVADALKDCPEHYPDGSLAIFDFITKGGDGKHDPNGWPTFKDWPAHDSLTHQQNYYAWIERAWRGGQRVLVNDLVTNGVICSVYFFKDRGCDEMTAIRLEAQKTYDMQAFVDKMYGGPGKGWFRIVTDSAQAREVIQQGKLAVVLGVETSEPFGCKQILDVSQCSKQDIDRGLDELYRLGVRSMFLCHKFDNALCGVRFDEGALGTAINVGQFLSTGTFWKTEQCTGPQHDNPIGLAPAPQAQKELPAGVAVPSYAADAQCNARGLTDLGEYAVRGMMKRKMMLEVDHMSVKAAGRAFDILESESYPGVISSHSWMDLGWTERLYKLGGFAAQYMNGAEGFSGEAARTKALRDKYQVGYGYGTDMNGVGGWPGPRGADTPNPVKYPFRSTDGGSLIDRQTTGQRTWDLNTDGAAHYGLVPDWIEDIRLVGGQGVVDDLFKGAESYLRTWGASEQHKAGVNLAAGAPASASSAEWNPFISYAPGRAVDGDTGTRWASDWNDDQWLRIDLGSPGVVKRVTLDWERAYGKSYRIEVSTDDVNWQTVWSTTTGDGGLDTARFAGVPARYVRVHGAGRGTQWGYSLHEVGVYSS, encoded by the coding sequence ATGACCATGAACCGAGTCCCGCACCGAAGGCGCAGGCCCCTCGCGCTGCTCGCCCTCCTCCTCGCCATGGTGGCCATGGCCCTCGGCCCCGCGCCCGGCGCGGCCGCCGAGGGCGATGCCGGCTGGTGGAACCCGACCGCGCGGCCCGCGCCCGACTCCCAGATCAACGTCACGGGCGAGCCGTTCAAGGGCACCGACGCCAAGGGCCAGGTCCGGGGCTTCGTCGACGCCCACGACCACATCATGTCCAACGAGGGCTTCGGCGGCCGGCTCATCTGCGGCAAGGCCTTCTCCGACCAGGGCGTGGCCGACGCCCTCAAGGACTGCCCCGAGCACTACCCCGACGGCTCCCTCGCGATCTTCGACTTCATCACCAAGGGCGGGGACGGCAAGCACGACCCCAACGGCTGGCCGACGTTCAAGGACTGGCCCGCCCACGACTCGCTGACCCACCAGCAGAACTACTACGCCTGGATCGAGCGCGCCTGGCGCGGCGGCCAGCGCGTCCTCGTCAACGACCTCGTCACCAACGGGGTGATCTGCTCGGTCTACTTCTTCAAGGACCGCGGCTGCGACGAGATGACCGCCATCCGCCTGGAGGCGCAGAAGACGTACGACATGCAGGCCTTCGTCGACAAGATGTACGGCGGCCCGGGCAAGGGCTGGTTCCGGATCGTCACCGACTCCGCCCAGGCCCGCGAGGTCATCCAGCAGGGCAAGCTGGCCGTGGTGCTCGGCGTCGAGACCTCCGAGCCGTTCGGCTGCAAGCAGATCCTGGACGTCTCCCAGTGCAGCAAGCAGGACATCGACCGCGGCCTCGACGAGCTGTACCGGCTCGGCGTGCGCAGCATGTTCCTCTGCCACAAGTTCGACAACGCCCTGTGCGGGGTCCGCTTCGACGAGGGCGCGCTGGGAACGGCGATCAACGTCGGCCAGTTCCTGTCCACCGGCACCTTCTGGAAGACCGAGCAGTGCACCGGCCCGCAGCACGACAACCCGATCGGCCTGGCTCCCGCGCCGCAGGCGCAGAAGGAGCTGCCGGCGGGGGTGGCGGTCCCCTCGTACGCCGCCGACGCGCAGTGCAACGCGCGCGGTCTCACCGACCTCGGTGAGTACGCCGTACGGGGCATGATGAAACGCAAGATGATGCTCGAAGTCGACCACATGAGCGTCAAGGCGGCCGGCCGCGCCTTCGACATCCTCGAATCCGAGTCCTACCCGGGCGTGATCTCCTCGCACAGCTGGATGGACCTGGGCTGGACCGAACGCCTCTACAAGCTGGGCGGGTTCGCCGCCCAGTACATGAACGGGGCCGAGGGCTTCAGCGGCGAGGCCGCCCGCACGAAGGCGCTGCGCGACAAGTACCAGGTCGGCTACGGGTACGGCACCGACATGAACGGGGTCGGCGGCTGGCCCGGCCCGCGCGGCGCCGACACCCCGAACCCGGTGAAGTACCCCTTCCGCAGTACCGACGGCGGCTCCCTCATCGACAGGCAGACCACCGGGCAGCGCACCTGGGACCTCAACACCGACGGCGCCGCGCACTACGGCCTGGTCCCCGACTGGATCGAGGACATCCGGCTCGTCGGCGGCCAGGGCGTCGTGGACGACCTCTTCAAGGGCGCCGAGTCCTACCTGCGCACCTGGGGGGCGTCCGAGCAGCACAAGGCCGGCGTCAACCTCGCCGCCGGCGCTCCCGCCTCGGCCAGCTCCGCCGAGTGGAACCCGTTCATCAGCTACGCCCCCGGCCGGGCCGTGGACGGGGACACGGGCACCCGCTGGGCGAGCGACTGGAACGACGACCAGTGGCTGCGGATCGACCTCGGCTCCCCGGGGGTGGTCAAGCGCGTCACCCTCGACTGGGAGCGCGCGTACGGGAAGTCGTACCGGATCGAGGTCTCGACGGACGACGTGAACTGGCAGACGGTGTGGTCCACGACCACCGGCGACGGCGGCCTGGACACCGCACGGTTCGCGGGCGTCCCGGCCCGGTACGTACGCGTCCACGGCGCGGGCCGCGGCACGCAGTGGGGCTACTCCCTGCACGAAGTCGGCGTCTACAGCAGCTGA
- a CDS encoding LysR family transcriptional regulator codes for MQLELRHLQAVCQIAESGSLGGAARRLGVSQPALSAQLRRIERVTGGELFVRGRSGVEPTPLGQFVLAKARRVLTEMESLGAESRAMATDAPLRLGCILLVLIDGLLERTDLVLSGREITVDVEHSVTALVRMLGAGRYDVIVYGEVNDHEVALPQGTLARTLVPKEPFCIRMSTRHPLAGREVLDLAELAGEQWMTLVEDDDGGPEALVEACAKAGFAPSLRHRITDRKMRHDLVAAGRAISLTQPTAPAVEGTVMRPLLGTPITGRIRLAWNRSAVSVGQADSLYRAAAGAYLANVDNNPFHRAWWNAHPEAHPALA; via the coding sequence ATGCAGCTGGAGTTGAGGCATCTGCAAGCCGTGTGCCAAATAGCGGAGTCCGGCAGTCTGGGGGGTGCGGCCCGGCGGCTCGGCGTCTCCCAGCCCGCGCTCTCGGCCCAGCTGCGCAGGATCGAGCGGGTCACGGGCGGCGAGCTCTTCGTCCGCGGCCGCAGTGGGGTCGAGCCCACGCCGCTGGGCCAGTTCGTGCTGGCCAAGGCGCGCCGCGTACTCACCGAGATGGAGAGCCTCGGCGCCGAGAGCCGCGCGATGGCGACCGACGCACCCCTGCGGCTCGGCTGCATCCTGCTCGTCCTCATCGACGGGCTGCTGGAGCGCACCGACCTCGTCCTGTCCGGGCGGGAGATCACCGTGGACGTGGAGCACTCGGTGACCGCGCTCGTACGGATGCTCGGCGCGGGCCGGTACGACGTCATCGTCTACGGCGAGGTCAACGACCACGAGGTGGCGCTGCCCCAAGGCACCCTGGCCCGGACCCTGGTGCCCAAGGAGCCCTTCTGCATCCGCATGTCCACCCGGCACCCCTTGGCGGGACGGGAGGTCCTCGACCTCGCCGAACTGGCCGGCGAGCAGTGGATGACCCTGGTCGAGGACGACGACGGCGGCCCCGAGGCGCTGGTCGAGGCCTGCGCGAAGGCCGGCTTCGCCCCGTCACTGCGCCACCGGATCACCGACCGCAAGATGCGCCACGACCTGGTGGCGGCGGGCCGCGCCATCTCCCTGACCCAGCCCACGGCCCCCGCGGTGGAGGGCACGGTGATGCGCCCGCTGCTCGGCACCCCGATCACGGGCCGTATCCGGCTCGCCTGGAACCGCTCGGCGGTCTCCGTCGGACAGGCGGACTCCCTCTACCGGGCGGCAGCCGGTGCGTACCTGGCCAACGTGGACAACAACCCCTTCCACCGCGCCTGGTGGAACGCCCATCCGGAGGCCCACCCGGCCCTCGCGTGA